A DNA window from Luteolibacter luteus contains the following coding sequences:
- a CDS encoding DUF4407 domain-containing protein yields MNESNPFKRLFFWLSGAGTETLELCPAWEQRKYVAFGATVLVPCAFAFIACSYALSTLTDNPKVIYPVAAVWAFIILTIDRALLAGYRPFMSWWRKLSQFSLRLIVAILMGLTIAHPLVLLLFRDTINTVVEEERSQEISQERGKFAVGKDRVRTEITKLEEAIAAQREKWNETFQAKFIMQEKTEAAAAIPGLTAEQQTELKAATDEATKPFKDRLDAINTQADELSPQYTKLQSELGFWQAEFERELNGQRSGMKGEGPRARSIRADQLEPRREESKRLGALLEHLTAEKATLQTQVREAEKGAISAFEAKLAEIQKKNKAEEDRVAALKQQVEQNQADSFVTQQNALRETIKQQIDTRLQELERAQNELAAVATEEANRVAAIQAEPRKDILTQTLALHGLFKEGSEGGQFAFATYLVLTLLFMLVDTIPLIVKFFTKPGPYDTLLDRDEIVFDGEHRAFRTSHRRYMESLSAGNLLAVTRNKRLENALVDGVEHSRAAQEFLDSLIQMEKSFAEKIRMEQEEARHAGPEKLAALEAIKKRFYEDMQRRMEAFFAGQHA; encoded by the coding sequence ATGAACGAGTCCAATCCCTTCAAGCGCCTCTTCTTCTGGCTGTCAGGCGCGGGCACCGAGACATTGGAGCTCTGCCCGGCATGGGAACAGCGCAAGTACGTCGCCTTCGGCGCGACCGTGCTGGTCCCCTGCGCCTTCGCCTTCATCGCGTGTTCCTACGCGCTATCCACGCTCACCGATAATCCCAAGGTGATCTACCCGGTGGCGGCCGTCTGGGCCTTCATCATTCTCACCATCGACCGCGCCCTGCTCGCTGGCTACCGGCCCTTCATGTCCTGGTGGCGGAAGCTGTCCCAGTTTTCCCTGCGTCTCATCGTCGCCATCCTCATGGGCCTGACGATTGCGCACCCGCTGGTGCTGCTGCTGTTCCGCGACACCATCAACACCGTCGTCGAGGAAGAGCGCTCTCAGGAAATCAGCCAGGAGCGTGGCAAGTTCGCGGTGGGCAAGGACAGGGTCCGCACCGAGATCACCAAGCTTGAGGAAGCCATCGCCGCCCAGCGTGAAAAGTGGAACGAGACCTTCCAGGCCAAGTTCATCATGCAGGAGAAGACCGAGGCCGCCGCCGCGATCCCCGGTCTGACCGCCGAGCAGCAGACGGAGCTGAAGGCCGCCACCGACGAGGCGACAAAGCCCTTCAAGGACCGTCTCGATGCCATCAACACCCAGGCCGACGAACTCTCCCCGCAGTATACCAAGCTCCAGAGCGAACTCGGTTTTTGGCAGGCGGAATTCGAACGTGAGCTGAATGGCCAGCGCTCCGGCATGAAGGGCGAAGGCCCGCGCGCCCGCTCGATCCGTGCCGACCAGCTTGAACCGCGCCGCGAGGAGTCAAAGCGCCTCGGCGCGCTCTTGGAGCACCTCACTGCCGAAAAAGCTACCCTGCAGACCCAAGTCCGCGAGGCCGAGAAAGGCGCCATTTCCGCCTTCGAAGCCAAGCTCGCCGAAATCCAAAAGAAGAACAAAGCCGAGGAAGACCGCGTCGCCGCGCTGAAGCAGCAGGTGGAGCAAAACCAGGCTGACTCCTTCGTGACGCAGCAGAATGCCCTGCGCGAAACCATCAAGCAGCAGATCGACACAAGATTGCAGGAGCTCGAGCGCGCCCAGAACGAACTCGCGGCCGTGGCGACTGAGGAAGCCAACCGCGTCGCCGCCATCCAGGCAGAGCCGCGCAAGGACATCCTCACCCAGACTCTCGCCCTGCACGGTCTTTTCAAGGAAGGCAGTGAAGGCGGCCAATTCGCCTTCGCCACCTATCTCGTCCTCACCTTGCTCTTCATGCTGGTGGATACCATCCCGCTCATCGTGAAGTTCTTCACCAAGCCGGGTCCCTACGACACCCTGCTCGATCGCGATGAAATCGTCTTCGATGGTGAGCACCGCGCCTTCCGCACCAGTCACCGCCGCTACATGGAAAGCCTGTCCGCAGGCAATCTCCTCGCAGTCACCCGGAACAAGCGTCTGGAAAATGCCCTCGTCGACGGCGTCGAGCACAGCCGAGCCGCACAGGAGTTTCTCGATTCACTGATCCAGATGGAAAAATCCTTCGCCGAGAAAATCCGCATGGAGCAGGAAGAAGCCCGCCACGCCGGCCCCGAAAAGCTCGCCGCCCTCGAAGCCATCAAGAAGCGCTTTTACGAGGACATGCAGCGCCGCATGGAAGCCTTCTTCGCCGGCCAGCACGCCTGA
- a CDS encoding serine/threonine-protein kinase, whose product MSDTNPSTCPRCGAPLSPTDAAGLCPRCLLAMNLRTRTMPTGESSPSHPPPSPAELEQKFPQFEIIECLGRGGMGIVYKARQKALDRTVAIKILPGEFQNDPGFAERFEKEAKLLARLNQPNIVTIHDFGNAGGLYYIVMEYVDGVNVRDLLRDGKMEPEQALAIIPPICEALQFAHNHGVVHRDIKPENILLDREGRVKIADFGIATIAGDAADRSGTPAYMAPEQAAHAAKIDHRADIYALGVVLYEMLTGERPGKDFKEPSKKVRVDVKIDEIVLRALENKPELRFQTAGEFKTLVETMAPAAAPPPPPEAPLSAPFKAPSNHTSPMIPKLALGTLLMAFLGTPLLLSFAKRDEGVVFFGILCLLASIVFTIMSRRTRIGKVLLTLWGIFILVNLGYLALRSVGMSRREEVARQVEESYRRQAEIARIAAREADEEARRAPLSTPPLVEAPSPAPPSAMAGDLTPVIQRSQILVRGEGEYLLDGTPTTMEQLTDQLRQRATGNSAHSVTITASPSSPAKPVTDLLTTLSRLGLHDISVNRTQTEIPKRDRLLEIELSAAFKSYEDLQIRLREAELQRNLAVSRGSETDQKEQERLLELLRLQIDEIRHSILDLQKRSESQPQR is encoded by the coding sequence ATGAGCGACACGAACCCATCCACCTGCCCGCGTTGCGGCGCACCGTTGAGCCCGACCGATGCGGCCGGCCTCTGCCCGCGCTGCCTGCTGGCGATGAATCTCCGGACGCGCACCATGCCGACCGGGGAAAGCTCCCCTTCGCACCCCCCTCCTTCCCCCGCCGAACTCGAACAGAAGTTCCCGCAATTCGAAATCATCGAATGCCTCGGCCGCGGTGGCATGGGCATCGTCTACAAGGCCCGGCAGAAGGCGCTCGATCGCACCGTCGCGATCAAGATTCTCCCCGGCGAATTCCAGAATGATCCCGGTTTCGCCGAACGCTTCGAGAAGGAAGCAAAGCTGCTCGCCCGCCTCAACCAGCCGAACATCGTGACCATCCACGACTTCGGCAATGCAGGCGGTCTCTACTACATCGTGATGGAGTACGTCGATGGCGTGAACGTCCGCGACCTCCTGCGCGATGGGAAGATGGAGCCCGAGCAAGCACTCGCCATCATCCCGCCGATCTGCGAGGCACTGCAATTCGCTCACAACCACGGCGTCGTCCACCGCGACATCAAGCCGGAGAACATCCTGCTCGACCGCGAGGGCCGCGTGAAGATCGCGGACTTCGGCATCGCCACCATTGCGGGGGATGCCGCGGACCGCTCGGGAACCCCGGCCTACATGGCTCCGGAGCAAGCCGCACACGCCGCGAAGATCGATCACCGCGCGGACATCTATGCCTTGGGCGTGGTGCTCTACGAGATGCTCACCGGGGAACGCCCGGGCAAGGATTTCAAGGAGCCGTCCAAGAAGGTGCGGGTGGATGTGAAGATCGATGAGATCGTGCTCCGCGCCCTTGAGAACAAACCCGAGCTACGCTTCCAGACCGCGGGCGAATTCAAGACGCTGGTCGAGACCATGGCACCCGCCGCGGCGCCTCCACCGCCACCGGAAGCCCCCTTGTCAGCACCATTCAAGGCCCCTTCCAATCACACTTCGCCGATGATCCCGAAGCTGGCATTGGGCACCTTGCTCATGGCCTTCCTCGGCACGCCGCTTCTTCTCAGTTTTGCCAAGCGGGACGAGGGCGTGGTCTTTTTCGGCATCCTCTGCCTTCTCGCCTCGATCGTCTTCACGATCATGTCCCGCAGAACACGCATTGGCAAAGTCCTGTTGACGCTGTGGGGAATCTTCATCCTCGTGAACCTCGGCTACCTGGCACTCCGCTCCGTGGGGATGAGCAGAAGAGAAGAGGTGGCCAGGCAAGTGGAAGAGAGTTACAGGCGGCAAGCGGAAATCGCGAGAATCGCCGCCCGTGAGGCCGATGAAGAGGCCCGGAGAGCGCCGCTCTCCACTCCGCCTCTGGTCGAAGCTCCTTCTCCCGCCCCGCCCTCCGCCATGGCCGGCGACTTGACCCCGGTGATCCAGCGTTCCCAGATCCTCGTTCGTGGTGAAGGCGAATACCTTCTCGATGGCACCCCGACCACCATGGAGCAATTGACCGATCAGCTCCGCCAGCGGGCAACAGGCAACTCCGCTCACTCCGTCACGATCACCGCCAGCCCGTCCTCACCCGCCAAACCGGTCACCGATCTGCTCACGACCTTGTCCCGGCTCGGGCTCCACGATATCTCGGTCAATCGGACGCAAACCGAGATCCCCAAGCGGGACCGGCTCCTCGAAATCGAGCTCAGCGCCGCTTTCAAGAGCTACGAGGATCTTCAGATTCGCCTTCGCGAGGCCGAGCTGCAGCGCAATCTCGCGGTATCCCGCGGCTCGGAAACCGACCAGAAGGAACAAGAGCGCCTCTTGGAACTTCTCCGGCTTCAAATCGATGAAATCCGGCACTCCATCCTCGACCTCCAAAAGAGATCCGAATCCCAACCACAACGCTGA
- a CDS encoding RNA polymerase sigma factor, which produces MPSPSENSRVSLFLTTRWTLVGDAACGEDSRAEEGLAQLFQIYWPPLYRYVRRSGRQEQDAEDLVQGFFLHLLEGKGLGSVDRERGRFRAFLLAALKNYLANEWRRDHRQKRGGLITHLSIDWRDAETGLGIEPPDDRSPDKHFDREWAIALLDKVLDDLGNDEKDQDFTRWKPFLSMSSDRISYTAIAKEFGMSEGAARVAVHRLRKRYRQRLRDEIARTLTTDDLVDEEMRALFAALTGQ; this is translated from the coding sequence ATGCCCTCCCCATCGGAGAACTCCCGGGTCTCTCTCTTCCTCACCACGCGCTGGACGCTGGTGGGAGACGCCGCTTGCGGCGAGGACAGCCGGGCTGAGGAAGGTCTCGCGCAGCTTTTCCAGATCTACTGGCCGCCGCTCTATCGCTATGTCCGGCGCAGCGGTCGCCAAGAACAGGATGCCGAGGACCTCGTCCAAGGCTTCTTCCTCCACCTCCTCGAGGGCAAGGGCCTTGGCTCCGTGGACCGCGAGCGTGGCCGCTTCCGCGCATTCCTGCTCGCGGCACTGAAAAACTACCTGGCCAACGAATGGCGACGCGATCACCGCCAGAAGCGCGGCGGCCTCATCACCCATCTCTCCATCGATTGGCGCGATGCTGAAACCGGCTTGGGCATCGAACCGCCGGACGACCGCAGCCCCGACAAACACTTCGACCGCGAGTGGGCCATCGCCCTCCTCGACAAGGTGCTCGATGATCTGGGGAACGATGAAAAGGACCAGGATTTCACCCGCTGGAAACCCTTTCTCAGCATGAGCAGCGATCGCATTTCCTACACCGCGATCGCCAAGGAGTTCGGAATGAGCGAAGGTGCTGCACGAGTCGCCGTCCATCGCCTGCGCAAACGCTACCGTCAACGCCTCCGCGATGAAATCGCGCGAACCCTTACCACCGACGACCTGGTGGATGAAGAGATGCGCGCCCTCTTCGCTGCGCTCACCGGACAGTAA
- a CDS encoding serine/threonine-protein kinase yields MNATPSSLCPECGKQLPASSPHGVCPACLMAQAMASRTIDPGRENEQQSSAPEPGEIADRFPQFEILECLGRGGMGVVYKARQKSLNRVVAIKILAPERVKDLKFASRFAHEAELLARLNHPHIVTIHDFGETGGLYYLVMEFINGVNVRDLLREGKMAPEQALAIVPPICEALQFAHDHGIVHRDIKPENILLDRDGRVKIADFGIATIAGDSADRSGTPAYMAPEQAAHATRIDHRADIYALGVVLYEMLTGERPSSSPLAPSKRVQIDVRLDEVVLRALEQEPERRFQTAADFRTFVQSVAHSPAPATPASSPAFNAWQRLEGVDYRSKREFMGLPLVHIASGMDLQTGKRRIARGWLAVGDTAIGGIAFGGVAVGGLAFGGLTLGIVGYGGCALGVIAFGGLGIGLLGAFAGLAIGGIAAVGGMAIGYYAHGGGVVGEYVLGPMRKDPEAIRFFQPWANAALSSFGFWNSIIIAFSIAISAGLPVWARLKKSKQPGQPAPPRSPLVPAEKKSETWKLILHFAPALLLILAWWTSGLEEGAILILSSVLVAVLVLRALHKKKSSPPPP; encoded by the coding sequence ATGAACGCGACCCCATCCAGCCTCTGCCCCGAGTGCGGAAAACAGCTCCCGGCAAGCAGCCCGCACGGCGTCTGCCCCGCCTGCCTGATGGCTCAGGCCATGGCATCCCGGACCATCGACCCGGGACGGGAAAACGAGCAGCAATCCTCAGCCCCGGAACCCGGCGAGATCGCCGACCGCTTTCCCCAGTTCGAGATCTTGGAATGCCTCGGACGAGGCGGTATGGGCGTGGTCTACAAGGCTCGCCAGAAATCCCTGAACCGGGTGGTCGCGATCAAGATCCTCGCTCCCGAGCGAGTCAAAGACCTGAAGTTCGCCAGCCGCTTCGCCCACGAGGCCGAGCTACTTGCGAGGCTGAATCATCCGCATATCGTCACCATTCACGACTTCGGCGAGACCGGCGGGCTCTACTACCTCGTGATGGAGTTCATCAACGGCGTGAACGTGCGGGACCTGCTACGCGAGGGGAAAATGGCGCCCGAGCAGGCACTCGCGATCGTCCCTCCCATCTGCGAGGCCCTCCAGTTCGCCCACGACCACGGCATTGTCCACCGGGATATCAAGCCTGAGAACATCCTGCTGGACCGGGATGGCCGCGTGAAGATCGCTGATTTCGGCATCGCCACCATCGCAGGAGATTCCGCGGACCGCTCCGGCACGCCGGCCTACATGGCACCGGAGCAGGCTGCGCATGCCACCAGGATCGATCACCGAGCGGATATCTACGCACTCGGCGTGGTTCTCTACGAAATGCTCACCGGTGAGCGACCCTCTTCCTCTCCGCTCGCGCCTTCGAAGCGCGTGCAGATCGACGTCCGCTTGGACGAAGTCGTCCTCCGCGCCTTGGAGCAGGAACCCGAGCGACGTTTCCAGACCGCGGCGGATTTCCGGACTTTCGTCCAAAGCGTCGCGCATAGCCCTGCCCCTGCGACGCCGGCATCCTCTCCGGCCTTCAACGCATGGCAACGTCTCGAAGGCGTCGACTACCGCTCCAAGCGTGAGTTCATGGGACTGCCTCTCGTCCACATCGCTTCGGGGATGGACCTGCAAACCGGGAAGCGCCGCATCGCTCGCGGCTGGCTGGCAGTGGGAGACACCGCGATCGGGGGCATCGCGTTCGGCGGTGTCGCCGTGGGTGGTTTGGCCTTCGGAGGATTGACGCTCGGGATCGTCGGATACGGCGGCTGCGCGCTCGGCGTGATCGCTTTCGGCGGACTTGGGATCGGGCTGCTCGGTGCTTTCGCCGGACTTGCCATCGGCGGAATCGCCGCGGTGGGAGGCATGGCGATCGGCTACTATGCCCACGGCGGCGGCGTGGTCGGGGAATATGTTCTCGGCCCGATGAGGAAAGACCCGGAAGCCATCCGTTTCTTCCAACCATGGGCAAACGCGGCCCTCTCCAGCTTCGGATTCTGGAACAGCATCATCATCGCGTTCAGCATCGCGATCTCGGCCGGGCTTCCGGTATGGGCGAGGCTGAAGAAATCCAAACAACCCGGTCAGCCAGCCCCACCGCGTTCTCCGCTTGTCCCCGCTGAAAAGAAATCGGAGACTTGGAAGCTGATCCTCCACTTCGCACCAGCCCTGCTGCTCATCCTCGCATGGTGGACCTCCGGCCTGGAGGAAGGAGCGATCTTGATTCTAAGTTCGGTCCTCGTCGCCGTGCTGGTCCTCCGTGCGCTCCATAAGAAAAAGAGCTCCCCGCCTCCTCCCTGA
- a CDS encoding metallophosphoesterase family protein — MKTRRRFIQSLAATATFPLPVIAADGSNKKLRIGLIADIHKDLVPDADERLKAFIDAMNLEKVDAVIQLGDFCQPKPKNQGFLEIFHGFPGPKYHVLGNHDMDGGFKREETVAYYGMENRYYSFDMGGCHFVVLDANDKPEGWKSGYPHFIAKDQVDWLAADLAATKLNTFIFSHQSLERPACIDNQEDVRRVIEEARTPDGKAKVAGCFNGHWHIDHCRRINGIPYVHINSASYFWMGGQYRHDRLDPELAKQFPALASSGPYVKPLFTVLEIDPAQGSFTIRAMKSEWQKPSPQDLNYQSTDIEADFIRAEIRGVDSKAI; from the coding sequence ATGAAAACACGCCGGCGCTTCATCCAATCCCTCGCAGCCACCGCCACCTTCCCTCTTCCTGTGATCGCCGCGGACGGATCTAACAAAAAGCTCCGCATCGGCCTCATCGCGGACATCCACAAGGACCTCGTGCCGGACGCCGATGAACGACTGAAGGCATTCATCGATGCCATGAACTTGGAGAAGGTCGATGCCGTCATCCAGCTCGGCGACTTCTGCCAGCCGAAGCCGAAGAACCAAGGCTTCCTGGAAATCTTCCACGGCTTCCCGGGACCAAAGTATCACGTGCTTGGCAATCACGACATGGACGGCGGCTTCAAGCGCGAAGAAACCGTCGCCTATTACGGGATGGAGAATCGCTACTACTCCTTCGACATGGGCGGCTGCCACTTCGTGGTCCTGGACGCGAACGACAAGCCGGAGGGCTGGAAAAGCGGCTACCCGCATTTCATTGCCAAGGATCAGGTCGATTGGCTGGCCGCAGATCTGGCGGCCACAAAGCTAAACACTTTCATCTTCTCTCACCAAAGCCTGGAGCGCCCGGCCTGTATCGACAATCAGGAGGACGTCCGCCGCGTGATCGAAGAGGCCCGCACCCCGGATGGCAAAGCGAAGGTCGCCGGATGCTTCAACGGCCACTGGCACATCGACCACTGCCGCCGTATCAACGGCATTCCCTACGTTCACATCAACTCGGCCTCCTACTTCTGGATGGGTGGCCAGTACCGCCACGACCGGCTCGACCCCGAACTCGCCAAGCAGTTTCCCGCACTGGCGAGCAGCGGGCCCTACGTGAAGCCGCTCTTCACCGTGCTGGAAATCGATCCCGCGCAAGGCAGCTTCACTATCCGGGCAATGAAGTCGGAATGGCAAAAGCCATCCCCTCAGGACCTGAACTACCAAAGCACGGACATCGAGGCGGACTTCATCCGCGCCGAAATCCGGGGAGTGGATTCGAAGGCAATCTAA
- a CDS encoding FadR/GntR family transcriptional regulator, whose translation MQRRSAQIAGELEQEVLAGKLPPGDRLPSEEKLCERFGVSRTVIREAIQQLRGRGLLRTLKGSGTYIADPSLESLGNAVESYSVLAEESDFLELIDFRILIETECARLAAKNAGEAVIRELRRILDTMEKVRGAKDKFSKADIAFHLAIARGSGNGIYSILLGALEKRCIEYAQANRGDGDWSTPVIDGHRDILEAIEASMPDKAAEAMRKHLLSSRRHFVDLEQGGGR comes from the coding sequence GTGCAACGGAGAAGCGCCCAGATCGCAGGAGAACTTGAGCAGGAAGTGCTTGCTGGCAAGCTGCCGCCGGGAGACCGGCTGCCATCGGAGGAGAAGTTGTGCGAGCGCTTCGGCGTGAGCCGCACGGTGATCCGCGAAGCCATCCAGCAGCTCCGTGGCCGCGGCCTCCTGCGCACCCTCAAGGGCTCCGGCACCTATATTGCCGATCCAAGCCTGGAGTCCCTCGGGAATGCCGTGGAGAGCTATTCGGTCCTGGCTGAGGAGAGTGATTTCCTGGAGCTGATCGATTTCCGCATTCTCATCGAGACGGAGTGTGCGCGTCTTGCCGCGAAGAATGCGGGCGAGGCCGTGATCCGGGAGTTGCGCCGTATTCTCGACACCATGGAGAAGGTCCGTGGTGCCAAGGACAAGTTCAGCAAGGCGGATATCGCCTTCCATCTGGCGATCGCCCGGGGCTCGGGCAATGGCATTTACTCGATCCTGCTTGGTGCCTTGGAGAAGCGCTGCATCGAATACGCGCAGGCGAACCGGGGCGATGGCGATTGGTCCACCCCTGTCATCGACGGCCATCGCGACATCTTGGAGGCAATCGAAGCCAGCATGCCGGACAAAGCTGCCGAGGCGATGCGCAAGCACCTGTTGTCCTCCCGCCGCCACTTCGTGGATCTGGAGCAGGGCGGGGGACGCTGA
- a CDS encoding RbsD/FucU domain-containing protein, translated as MLKSGILNPHVLSLLARIRHTNTLVIADWAFPYWPEIETVDISLTMGIPTVLDVLDLITPNFKVGRIWQAEEFLATNTPEKIDAFAKSFGSIPLTREPHVDFKKRVPKAIGLIRTGDPNPYGNIILESE; from the coding sequence ATGCTCAAGAGCGGAATCCTCAATCCCCATGTTCTAAGCCTTCTCGCGCGGATTCGTCATACAAATACGCTGGTAATTGCTGACTGGGCATTTCCTTACTGGCCGGAGATCGAAACCGTCGATATTTCCCTCACCATGGGGATTCCAACCGTCTTGGATGTGTTGGACCTGATCACGCCTAACTTCAAGGTTGGGCGGATTTGGCAGGCCGAAGAGTTCCTCGCGACCAATACCCCGGAAAAGATCGATGCCTTTGCCAAGTCCTTCGGCTCGATCCCCCTAACCCGCGAACCTCATGTCGATTTCAAGAAGCGGGTCCCGAAGGCGATCGGCTTGATTCGCACCGGCGATCCGAATCCTTACGGCAATATCATCTTGGAATCCGAGTGA
- a CDS encoding sugar phosphate isomerase/epimerase family protein, which produces MKTAVTLCRVPEMAAGPFVFHDELPVAFAKAAACGFDAVELFFAGPDEVPVETIRELCQGHALGVAAIGSGAGMAKHGLSLTDPSQEKRAQALDFILGMVDYGGKLGAPVILGSMQGKWGGEVSRAQGLGFLAAALKHINEAAAKAGVPFLYEPLNRYETNLFNRLAPAAVFLEQHDLQNILLLADLFHMNIEEPDLAAALIEAGPRVGHVHWADSNRLAMGSGHTDSEAVIAALRGISYQRYVSAEIFTNGDPEAAARQTRESTRKFGI; this is translated from the coding sequence ATGAAGACTGCCGTCACACTCTGCCGGGTGCCAGAGATGGCAGCCGGTCCCTTCGTCTTCCATGACGAACTGCCCGTCGCCTTCGCGAAAGCCGCGGCCTGCGGATTCGATGCCGTGGAACTCTTCTTCGCCGGGCCTGACGAGGTTCCGGTAGAAACCATCCGCGAGCTCTGCCAAGGACACGCACTCGGTGTAGCCGCCATTGGCAGCGGTGCCGGGATGGCAAAGCATGGATTATCCCTTACCGATCCATCACAAGAGAAGCGTGCCCAAGCCCTCGATTTCATTCTCGGGATGGTCGATTACGGAGGAAAGCTCGGCGCTCCCGTGATCCTCGGCTCGATGCAGGGCAAGTGGGGCGGCGAAGTCTCCCGCGCGCAAGGCCTCGGCTTCCTTGCCGCCGCTCTCAAGCACATCAACGAGGCTGCGGCCAAAGCTGGAGTTCCTTTTCTCTACGAACCCCTCAACCGCTACGAGACGAACCTCTTCAATCGCCTTGCTCCTGCCGCGGTGTTCCTCGAACAACACGACCTTCAGAACATCCTTCTGCTGGCCGATCTCTTCCATATGAACATCGAGGAACCCGACTTGGCCGCCGCTCTCATCGAAGCTGGCCCACGGGTAGGCCACGTTCACTGGGCAGATTCGAATCGCCTCGCCATGGGCAGCGGCCACACCGACTCCGAGGCCGTCATCGCCGCACTACGAGGCATCTCGTACCAACGCTACGTTTCCGCGGAAATCTTCACCAACGGGGATCCCGAAGCCGCTGCCCGGCAGACCAGGGAATCAACCCGCAAATTTGGAATCTAG
- a CDS encoding zinc-binding alcohol dehydrogenase family protein, whose product MKAVQFTQPGEIRIIDLPEPSAPGPGEALVRTHSMGICGTDLSGYLGKMPFFSYPRIPGHELGLEVLSVGDGVENVKAGDKVSLEPYVNDPASATSLKGSSNCCPGVQVLGVHQDGGLRDSWIVPARKLHAGNHLSYDQLALVETLAIGFHAVQRGNPQPGETVLVIGAGPIGLACLEFLKLMDLRVIVMDMVQGRLDFCREKLGIPHGLLVRGDGTELPELETITGGQLADVVIDATGSAASMSNCFQYAGFTGRIVYVGITTQELKFPHAPVFHRRELTLLASRNALPKDFTRIIELIGEGKIDTDAWITHRIPFAEVPTGFARFTDPNVGAIKVIIDL is encoded by the coding sequence ATGAAAGCCGTCCAATTCACCCAGCCCGGAGAAATCCGTATTATCGATCTTCCTGAACCCTCTGCTCCCGGCCCGGGCGAAGCACTGGTGCGCACCCATAGCATGGGCATCTGCGGGACGGATCTCTCCGGCTATCTCGGGAAGATGCCATTCTTTTCCTATCCCCGCATCCCGGGCCACGAGTTGGGCCTCGAAGTGCTTTCGGTAGGCGACGGTGTCGAGAATGTGAAGGCAGGGGACAAGGTTTCCCTGGAGCCTTACGTCAATGATCCTGCTTCAGCCACCAGCCTGAAGGGCTCATCGAATTGCTGCCCCGGCGTGCAGGTGCTGGGTGTCCATCAGGACGGTGGCTTGCGAGACTCATGGATCGTCCCTGCGCGGAAGCTGCACGCGGGAAATCATCTCTCCTACGACCAACTCGCCTTAGTCGAGACTCTGGCCATCGGCTTCCACGCGGTGCAGCGGGGCAATCCCCAGCCGGGAGAAACGGTCTTGGTCATCGGCGCCGGGCCCATCGGCTTGGCCTGCCTCGAATTCCTGAAGCTGATGGATCTACGGGTGATCGTCATGGACATGGTCCAAGGCCGCCTCGATTTCTGCCGGGAGAAGCTCGGCATCCCGCATGGCCTGCTGGTCCGCGGCGATGGCACGGAACTGCCCGAACTGGAAACCATCACCGGCGGTCAACTCGCCGACGTGGTGATTGATGCCACCGGCTCCGCGGCATCGATGTCGAACTGCTTTCAATACGCCGGTTTCACCGGGCGCATCGTCTATGTCGGCATCACCACACAGGAGCTGAAATTCCCGCACGCTCCGGTTTTCCATCGCCGGGAGCTCACGCTGCTCGCATCCCGCAATGCACTCCCAAAGGACTTCACCCGGATCATCGAGCTGATTGGTGAAGGAAAGATCGATACCGACGCTTGGATCACTCATCGCATCCCCTTCGCCGAGGTGCCCACCGGATTTGCCCGCTTTACCGATCCTAATGTCGGTGCGATCAAGGTGATCATTGATCTATGA
- a CDS encoding gluconokinase, protein MKIVLGGVSGSGKTTIGVLLAEQLGYEFADADGFHPPENIAKMSEGTPLTDEDRAGWIDALGTYLASHQNIVLACSALKKIYRDRLRALGGEVRFIILTAGRSTIEDRMAEREHFMPSSLLDSQLATLELGEDVTEVANDASPETIAARVVEGLQILPQAP, encoded by the coding sequence ATGAAAATCGTCCTCGGAGGAGTCAGCGGCAGCGGCAAGACCACCATCGGCGTCCTTCTGGCCGAACAACTCGGCTATGAGTTCGCCGACGCGGACGGCTTTCATCCTCCAGAGAACATCGCGAAGATGAGCGAGGGCACTCCTCTCACCGATGAAGACCGCGCGGGCTGGATCGACGCTTTGGGGACCTATCTTGCGAGCCATCAGAACATCGTTCTCGCCTGCTCTGCCCTAAAGAAGATCTACCGCGACCGCCTCCGGGCCTTGGGTGGTGAGGTGAGATTTATCATTCTCACTGCTGGACGCTCCACAATTGAGGATCGGATGGCGGAAAGAGAGCACTTCATGCCTTCCAGCCTTCTAGATTCCCAACTGGCGACCTTGGAATTGGGCGAAGACGTGACAGAGGTGGCGAACGACGCCAGTCCGGAGACAATCGCAGCCCGCGTCGTCGAAGGGCTCCAGATTCTCCCGCAAGCTCCGTGA